One stretch of Bacteroides sp. DNA includes these proteins:
- a CDS encoding LysO family transporter — protein sequence MLEILLLMALGMLVGYSLRGKQKAISRIETAILWSIFLLLFFLGLSIGGNEVIVASLPKLGLNALIITLGGVAGSLLAAWVVWKLVFARERRKD from the coding sequence ATGCTTGAAATTCTCCTTTTAATGGCCCTTGGAATGCTGGTGGGATATTCCCTTCGCGGGAAACAAAAAGCCATTTCGCGAATAGAAACAGCTATCCTCTGGAGCATTTTCCTGCTTTTATTCTTCCTTGGTTTATCCATTGGGGGCAATGAAGTGATCGTGGCCAGCCTGCCAAAGCTGGGCCTCAACGCCCTGATCATCACCCTGGGCGGAGTAGCCGGAAGCCTGCTCGCAGCCTGGGTAGTCTGGAAACTGGTCTTTGCCAGGGAAAGGAGGAAAGATTGA
- a CDS encoding lysine exporter LysO family protein, with protein MRASLIILAFFATGLLAGVLGLLPASLNGQDLSTWALYLLMFLVGISIGADHRALDALKSHGLKLFLVPLATIIGTFAGVTVIHILTTNLLLGESLAVGAGFGYYSLSSIIIGELHSEALGVTALLANVMREIITLLMAPFFMIWFGKLAPITAGGATSMDTTLPIITRASGKDFAIVSLFHGMVLTILVPLLVTFIVSLIPGLQ; from the coding sequence TTGAGGGCCAGCCTGATCATCCTTGCCTTTTTCGCTACCGGATTATTGGCGGGCGTTCTGGGCCTTTTGCCTGCCAGCCTCAATGGGCAGGATCTGAGCACTTGGGCCCTTTACCTGCTGATGTTCCTGGTGGGCATCAGCATCGGCGCCGACCATCGCGCCCTCGATGCCCTGAAGTCGCACGGTTTAAAATTATTCCTGGTACCCCTGGCGACAATCATTGGAACCTTTGCAGGCGTAACAGTCATCCATATCCTCACCACCAACCTGTTGCTGGGCGAGAGTCTGGCTGTGGGCGCAGGCTTTGGCTATTACAGCCTGTCGAGCATCATCATCGGCGAACTGCACAGCGAGGCACTGGGCGTCACTGCCTTGCTGGCCAATGTGATGCGCGAGATCATCACCCTGCTAATGGCACCGTTCTTTATGATATGGTTCGGAAAGCTCGCCCCCATCACCGCCGGAGGCGCCACCAGCATGGACACCACCCTGCCCATCATCACCAGAGCCTCGGGTAAAGACTTCGCCATCGTTTCCCTCTTCCATGGCATGGTGCTGACCATACTGGTGCCCTTGCTGGTCACATTCATTGTCTCCCTAATCCCAGGCTTACAATGA
- a CDS encoding ComEC/Rec2 family competence protein has product MRGEMSVGAHIPLARLIVPFTAGILAYLTASCGFPSQTFLYTYLLLFISGILARKVFSSIFSGRWVFGAWAFVFLFTAGYHISQNHHQLRRPDHFSRFADAGGLLLLRVQHPVAEKANSFQVIAGVERVMGDSLQQNVSGKLMLYLEKDSLAAGLRYGDYLLVKNDFREVQAPRNPGEFNFQQFLAHRNIFHQCWRPKGTWQKTGESKGFFVVKGALALREQALEVFRKQGLGDREFAVVSALVLGYREYLDEDLQREFAGAGAMHVLCVSGLHVGIIYLVMKFLLGFLRRFRQGRSIQTALLLLMLWFYAAITGFSPSVLRATIMFSFVAVGQGLGRTTSVYNNLAASALLLMIVNPWIVTQVGFQMSYLAVFSIVALQPFFYRLLSFKNFLLDKAWALLCVSLAAQLATGPLSLYYFHQFPNYFLITNLIVVPLAGLIIYAALGALVFSVIPLLGALSGKLLFGLVFLVQHAVHFIEGLPHSTLNGVYINLPEVMVLLLLLFFLGLFLVEGRRKMLPLALITILLVMTSFSVRSILNLKQQSLVVYAVNRAGAIDFIGGKLAICLICADQEISSEQMVYQTEGNRLRLGVRNVLPVHVSGKEASLIAADQFSCKGPFIHFGEKNLFVLNQECPKEFPAPGFPIDYLIINNNPRHDPQKILECLLPGLVIVDGSNYHWMNLRWEEACKLAGIECWNVWDKGAYQADLSRGNPFKKKRRKDYTSL; this is encoded by the coding sequence TTGCGGGGTGAGATGAGCGTGGGAGCACATATCCCCCTGGCCAGACTGATCGTGCCCTTTACCGCCGGAATTCTTGCTTACCTGACGGCATCCTGTGGTTTCCCCTCACAAACATTCTTATATACCTATCTTCTTTTATTCATATCGGGGATACTGGCCCGTAAAGTATTTTCCTCCATTTTTTCTGGACGATGGGTGTTCGGTGCCTGGGCTTTTGTGTTTCTTTTCACGGCAGGCTATCATATTTCACAAAATCATCATCAACTCAGGCGTCCGGATCATTTCAGCCGTTTCGCAGATGCCGGTGGTTTACTTTTGTTAAGGGTTCAGCACCCTGTTGCGGAGAAAGCCAATTCTTTCCAGGTCATTGCCGGAGTTGAGCGGGTGATGGGTGACAGCCTTCAGCAGAACGTTTCGGGAAAACTGATGCTATACCTTGAGAAGGACAGCCTGGCAGCAGGTCTTCGCTATGGAGATTACTTGCTTGTGAAAAATGACTTTAGGGAAGTGCAGGCACCCCGGAACCCGGGTGAATTCAACTTCCAGCAGTTTCTTGCTCACCGAAATATCTTCCATCAGTGCTGGCGGCCTAAGGGAACCTGGCAGAAGACTGGGGAAAGCAAGGGCTTTTTTGTTGTGAAGGGAGCACTGGCTTTGCGGGAGCAAGCCCTGGAAGTCTTCAGGAAGCAAGGCCTGGGTGACAGGGAATTTGCAGTGGTTTCCGCCCTGGTGCTGGGCTACCGGGAATATCTTGACGAAGACCTGCAGCGTGAATTTGCCGGTGCCGGCGCCATGCACGTGCTCTGTGTTTCGGGCCTGCACGTGGGGATCATTTACCTGGTGATGAAATTTTTGCTCGGGTTTCTGCGCAGGTTCAGGCAGGGGAGAAGCATTCAGACAGCGCTCTTGCTTCTTATGCTATGGTTTTATGCAGCTATCACCGGCTTTTCTCCTTCGGTGCTGCGTGCCACCATTATGTTCAGCTTTGTGGCGGTGGGACAGGGCCTTGGACGGACTACCAGCGTGTATAACAACCTGGCGGCATCTGCCTTGCTGCTGATGATTGTTAACCCCTGGATCGTTACACAGGTGGGATTTCAGATGTCCTATCTCGCCGTGTTCAGCATTGTGGCGCTGCAGCCCTTCTTTTACAGGTTGCTCAGTTTTAAGAACTTCTTGCTCGACAAGGCCTGGGCTTTGCTTTGCGTTTCTTTAGCCGCCCAACTTGCCACTGGCCCCCTTAGCCTGTATTACTTTCACCAGTTTCCCAATTATTTCCTGATCACCAACCTGATCGTGGTGCCCCTGGCAGGGCTGATAATTTATGCAGCTCTTGGCGCCCTGGTGTTTTCGGTCATCCCGCTGCTGGGCGCGCTTTCGGGAAAGCTGCTTTTTGGTTTGGTGTTCCTCGTACAGCATGCAGTGCATTTCATTGAGGGCCTGCCGCATTCCACCCTGAATGGGGTGTACATCAACCTGCCCGAAGTGATGGTTTTGCTCCTGCTGTTGTTTTTCCTGGGCTTGTTCCTGGTAGAAGGACGAAGGAAAATGCTTCCCCTGGCCTTGATCACGATTCTGCTTGTAATGACCTCGTTCTCGGTTCGAAGTATCCTTAACCTGAAGCAGCAAAGCCTGGTTGTATATGCCGTGAACCGTGCGGGAGCCATCGATTTCATCGGGGGAAAACTGGCGATTTGTTTAATTTGCGCGGATCAGGAGATCTCATCTGAGCAAATGGTTTATCAGACGGAAGGGAACCGTTTAAGGCTGGGTGTGCGTAATGTTTTACCGGTGCATGTTTCCGGAAAGGAAGCTTCCCTTATTGCAGCTGATCAGTTTTCCTGCAAGGGACCATTCATTCATTTTGGAGAAAAGAATTTATTTGTACTCAATCAGGAATGTCCGAAAGAGTTTCCTGCACCGGGCTTTCCAATCGATTACCTGATCATTAACAATAATCCCCGTCACGATCCCCAAAAGATCCTGGAATGCCTGCTGCCTGGCCTGGTTATCGTGGATGGCTCGAACTATCACTGGATGAACCTGCGCTGGGAAGAGGCATGCAAACTGGCAGGTATAGAATGCTGGAATGTTTGGGATAAAGGGGCTTATCAGGCAGACCTTAGCAGGGGTAATCCTTTTAAAAAGAAAAGAAGGAAGGATTACACTTCATTGTAA
- the lpxB gene encoding lipid-A-disaccharide synthase, whose product MKYYLIAGEASGDLHASNLMRALMARDGDARFRIWGGDRMVAQGGELVKHITELAFMGFLEVLLNLRTILRNIALCKKDLLKWKPDVLILIDYPGFNLRMAKFAREQGIRVVYYISPQIWAWKQSRVKQIRRDVDRMLVILPFEKTFYERFGVEVHYVGHPLLDALEEYTGDDSLGDFLQENQLAERPIVALLPGSRKQELSASLKLMASMVRHFPAYQFVVAGVKAHPESYYQELTAGTNIRILFGQTYRLLAHARAALVTSGTATLETALFGVPQAVCYRAGRISYLIARRLVKVKYISLVNLVMDRPLVREMIQDDFNARDLKQELNRLLNDQDYVGKILSGYSELRHKLGDKGASEDAASHIIDFLQAGN is encoded by the coding sequence ATGAAATACTACCTCATTGCCGGAGAGGCTTCGGGCGATCTGCACGCCAGCAACCTAATGAGGGCGCTGATGGCCCGTGACGGCGATGCCCGATTTCGCATCTGGGGCGGCGATCGTATGGTGGCCCAAGGGGGTGAGCTGGTGAAGCATATCACCGAGCTGGCCTTCATGGGATTTCTGGAGGTGTTGCTGAACCTTCGCACCATTCTGCGTAACATCGCCCTGTGTAAGAAAGACCTGTTGAAGTGGAAACCCGATGTGCTGATCCTGATAGATTATCCTGGCTTCAACCTCAGGATGGCCAAGTTTGCCAGGGAACAGGGCATCCGGGTGGTGTATTATATCTCGCCCCAGATCTGGGCCTGGAAACAGTCGCGCGTAAAACAGATCAGGCGCGATGTGGACCGGATGCTGGTGATCCTGCCCTTTGAAAAGACTTTTTATGAGCGTTTCGGGGTGGAGGTCCACTATGTGGGGCATCCTTTGCTCGATGCCCTGGAAGAATACACAGGCGATGACAGCCTGGGGGATTTCCTTCAGGAAAATCAACTTGCCGAAAGGCCCATTGTGGCATTGCTTCCCGGCAGCCGCAAGCAGGAGCTGTCGGCATCGCTGAAGCTGATGGCTTCTATGGTCAGGCATTTTCCCGCATACCAGTTCGTGGTGGCAGGGGTGAAGGCCCATCCCGAAAGCTATTATCAGGAGCTGACGGCAGGGACCAATATCAGGATTCTTTTTGGCCAGACTTACCGCCTGCTGGCGCATGCCCGTGCTGCCCTGGTCACATCTGGCACTGCTACCCTTGAGACAGCCTTGTTTGGAGTGCCCCAGGCCGTTTGTTATCGTGCCGGCCGAATCTCCTACCTCATTGCCCGCAGGCTGGTAAAGGTGAAGTATATCTCCTTGGTAAACCTGGTAATGGATCGCCCGCTGGTACGCGAAATGATCCAGGATGACTTTAATGCCCGTGACCTGAAGCAGGAACTCAACCGTTTGCTAAATGACCAGGATTATGTCGGGAAAATCCTTTCCGGATACAGCGAACTGAGGCATAAGTTGGGAGATAAAGGCGCCAGCGAAGACGCTGCCTCCCATATTATCGATTTCCTCCAGGCAGGTAATTAA
- the surE gene encoding 5'/3'-nucleotidase SurE: protein MQKPIILVTNDDGVMAPGIRHLVHFMLELGDVVVVAPDRPQSGMGHAVTLESPLRLEKISVDGDHKEYSCSGTPVDCVKIAVNKVLHRKPDLIVSGINHGSNSSINVIYSGTMSATIEGAMEGIPSIGFSLLDYRFDADFNAAKKYVQEIARNVLKKGLPSGICLNVNIPAIPEDQIRGIRVCRQANANWDEEFDHRQDPRGRDYFWLTGRFELHENSNETDEWALKNNYISLVPTQFDFTAHQIIPEIKTWQFDV, encoded by the coding sequence ATGCAGAAACCGATTATTCTTGTTACCAACGACGATGGGGTGATGGCCCCGGGCATCAGGCACCTGGTGCATTTTATGCTGGAACTGGGTGATGTGGTGGTGGTTGCCCCCGACCGTCCACAGAGCGGGATGGGGCATGCGGTGACCCTCGAAAGCCCCCTGCGCCTTGAGAAGATCAGCGTGGATGGCGACCATAAAGAGTACAGTTGTAGCGGCACTCCCGTTGACTGTGTGAAGATCGCGGTCAACAAGGTCTTGCATCGCAAGCCTGACCTGATTGTGTCGGGCATCAACCACGGCTCGAATTCATCCATCAACGTTATATATAGCGGAACGATGTCGGCCACCATTGAAGGGGCCATGGAAGGCATTCCTTCCATTGGCTTTTCCTTGCTCGACTATCGCTTTGACGCCGATTTCAATGCCGCCAAAAAGTATGTACAGGAGATTGCCCGCAACGTGCTGAAAAAAGGCCTGCCATCGGGGATCTGCCTGAATGTGAACATTCCTGCAATACCCGAAGACCAGATTCGTGGTATCAGGGTGTGCCGTCAGGCGAATGCCAACTGGGATGAGGAATTCGACCATCGCCAGGATCCCCGGGGGAGAGATTATTTCTGGCTCACCGGACGCTTTGAGCTTCACGAGAACAGCAACGAAACCGATGAGTGGGCGCTGAAGAACAATTATATTTCGCTTGTGCCTACGCAGTTTGACTTTACCGCGCATCAAATCATTCCGGAAATAAAAACCTGGCAATTCGATGTTTAA
- a CDS encoding DUF502 domain-containing protein, whose protein sequence is MQSQTSTSRKFFRKLLGFFLQGLLLVAPISITLYVIWGVLLFFDGLIPLKIPGLGLLLVLAFITLAGAVGSLLLRTRLSKLVNSLLDRVPLIRILYSSLQDLLSAFMGKKKKFTRPVLVMMNKENQVVKMGFLTEEDLSALGLGAGMVAVYMPHSYNFSGELFLVPADQVTPLNVPSTEAMKFIVSGGVTRV, encoded by the coding sequence ATGCAATCACAAACTTCAACATCCCGAAAGTTTTTTCGTAAACTTCTTGGGTTCTTTTTGCAGGGCCTGCTTTTGGTGGCCCCTATTTCCATTACGCTTTATGTTATATGGGGAGTGCTTCTCTTTTTTGATGGTTTGATTCCGCTGAAAATACCGGGTCTGGGACTGCTACTGGTGTTGGCTTTTATCACCCTGGCCGGAGCGGTGGGGTCGCTGCTGCTTCGTACCCGGCTTTCGAAGCTGGTAAACAGCTTACTGGACCGGGTGCCATTGATCCGCATTCTTTATTCCTCCCTCCAGGACTTATTGTCAGCCTTTATGGGCAAGAAAAAGAAGTTCACGCGCCCTGTTCTGGTGATGATGAACAAGGAGAACCAGGTGGTGAAGATGGGTTTCCTTACGGAGGAGGACTTGTCGGCTCTTGGGCTGGGAGCCGGGATGGTGGCGGTTTACATGCCGCATTCCTATAACTTCTCGGGCGAATTGTTCCTGGTCCCCGCTGATCAGGTGACTCCGCTAAATGTTCCTTCCACTGAGGCGATGAAGTTCATCGTCTCGGGAGGGGTGACCAGGGTGTAG
- a CDS encoding zinc metallopeptidase, producing the protein MPGIYILFFVFMLLSWLVSARLQSRFKKYSKVGLRSGLSGREVAEKMLHESGVEGVRVISTPGRLSDHYNPLDKTVNLSPEVFSGRSVAAAAVAAHECGHAIQHDRAYAFLQMRSALVPIISVSSKYMQWVLLAGILLIQTFPAVLLAGIIMFALTTLFSFITLPVEFDATRRALGWLTDSGMAVGEEYSNAKDALKWAALTYVVAALASLGTLLYYIMIFSRRN; encoded by the coding sequence ATGCCGGGAATTTATATCCTTTTCTTTGTGTTCATGCTGCTTAGCTGGCTTGTGTCGGCCCGCTTGCAATCCCGTTTCAAAAAATACTCAAAGGTGGGTTTGCGCTCCGGCCTTTCGGGCCGTGAAGTAGCTGAAAAAATGCTTCACGAAAGCGGTGTTGAAGGCGTGCGGGTAATCTCCACGCCTGGGCGGCTTTCCGACCACTATAACCCCCTCGATAAGACCGTGAACCTGAGTCCTGAAGTGTTTAGCGGACGAAGCGTAGCAGCCGCCGCCGTGGCAGCCCACGAATGCGGCCACGCCATACAACACGACAGGGCTTATGCTTTCCTTCAAATGCGCTCGGCTTTAGTGCCCATTATCAGCGTCAGCTCGAAGTATATGCAGTGGGTATTGCTCGCGGGTATTCTCCTGATCCAGACCTTTCCCGCCGTGTTGCTGGCCGGTATCATTATGTTTGCCCTCACCACCCTCTTCAGCTTCATCACCCTGCCCGTCGAATTTGATGCCACCCGCCGTGCACTAGGCTGGCTCACCGACTCGGGGATGGCCGTTGGTGAAGAATACAGCAACGCCAAAGACGCCCTCAAGTGGGCTGCCCTTACCTATGTGGTCGCAGCACTGGCCTCACTCGGAACCCTGCTGTATTACATCATGATCTTTAGCCGGAGAAATTAA
- a CDS encoding Maf family nucleotide pyrophosphatase: MQFFESLKSFDIILASQSPRRRDLLAQTGIPFRVLVKPISEDFPVGLCPQDVALRLSREKAGAFAEELKSENIVIMAADTIVVDDGKIINKPGDHEHAVRMLRSLSGKDHQVITGVCIRHREKEKSFFETTRVFFRVLKEEEIQYYVTTYKPFDKAGAYGIQEWIGHVGIHHIEGSYLNVVGLPVERVFTELKALLGHQ; the protein is encoded by the coding sequence ATGCAATTTTTTGAAAGCCTGAAATCCTTTGATATCATCCTGGCCTCCCAGTCGCCCCGGCGGCGCGATCTGCTGGCCCAAACTGGCATTCCTTTCCGGGTGTTGGTGAAACCCATTTCCGAAGATTTTCCTGTCGGCCTTTGCCCCCAGGACGTGGCCTTGCGATTAAGCCGTGAAAAGGCAGGTGCTTTCGCCGAAGAACTGAAATCGGAGAACATTGTGATTATGGCTGCCGATACCATCGTGGTCGATGATGGCAAGATCATCAACAAGCCTGGTGATCACGAACACGCAGTCCGGATGCTGCGCAGCCTTTCGGGCAAGGACCACCAGGTGATCACGGGGGTATGCATCCGCCACCGGGAAAAAGAAAAATCGTTTTTTGAGACCACCCGCGTCTTTTTCAGGGTGCTGAAAGAGGAAGAAATTCAGTATTACGTAACGACCTACAAACCCTTCGACAAGGCCGGCGCTTACGGCATCCAGGAATGGATCGGCCACGTGGGTATTCACCACATCGAAGGCTCCTACCTCAATGTGGTCGGATTACCCGTTGAAAGGGTGTTTACCGAACTAAAGGCTCTTCTCGGGCACCAATAA
- a CDS encoding geranylgeranylglycerol-phosphate geranylgeranyltransferase: MQKLGAFLILVRWYNLVMVALTQVLFRYCIILPVFRTADHALPLSNTDFFLLVLATMLISAAGYAINDYFDLRVDRINKPNKVIVGRLITRRTTILLHTLLNVMGVALALYLSWKIRYWPLAFIFLAVPMALWLYSVRFKRSFLTGNITIALLSAMVIPLVWLVEYRAASLQLTITSEMMQVNFFVRFYSFFAFLTSLIREIVKDMEDYVGDKKTGCRSLAVVSGLETTRMVVMALMAFTILMIVAYMVYLGYQGRFTIVSYFLVLVVIPFSLVFYHVSKALGVLDFGNIQQILKLIMLAGVLSMIVQYFFIGSDAIF; this comes from the coding sequence ATGCAGAAACTTGGCGCTTTTCTTATCCTGGTGCGGTGGTACAACTTGGTTATGGTAGCCCTTACCCAGGTCCTTTTCAGGTATTGTATCATCTTGCCGGTTTTCCGCACTGCAGACCATGCATTACCCCTTTCCAACACTGATTTTTTTCTGCTCGTGCTGGCTACCATGCTCATCAGTGCTGCGGGCTATGCCATCAACGACTATTTTGACCTGAGGGTCGACCGCATCAACAAGCCCAACAAGGTCATCGTGGGGCGCCTGATTACCCGCCGCACCACCATCCTGCTCCATACGCTCCTTAATGTCATGGGAGTTGCGCTGGCTCTTTACCTCTCGTGGAAGATACGTTACTGGCCCCTGGCCTTTATATTCCTTGCGGTGCCAATGGCCCTCTGGTTATACAGCGTTCGTTTCAAACGCAGTTTTCTTACGGGAAATATCACTATTGCCCTGCTCTCGGCAATGGTCATCCCGCTGGTATGGCTGGTCGAATACCGCGCCGCTAGCTTGCAATTAACCATTACCAGCGAGATGATGCAGGTGAATTTCTTCGTCAGGTTTTATTCATTTTTTGCATTCTTGACTTCACTTATTCGCGAGATCGTGAAGGATATGGAAGATTATGTAGGCGATAAAAAAACAGGCTGCCGCTCGCTGGCTGTCGTTTCCGGGCTTGAAACCACCCGTATGGTGGTCATGGCTCTTATGGCTTTTACAATCCTGATGATCGTTGCATATATGGTTTACCTGGGTTATCAGGGCCGTTTTACTATTGTCTCCTATTTTCTGGTTCTTGTGGTAATCCCGTTCTCCCTTGTTTTTTACCACGTAAGCAAAGCCTTGGGGGTCCTTGATTTTGGTAATATTCAGCAAATCCTGAAACTGATCATGCTGGCAGGGGTGTTGTCAATGATCGTTCAATATTTCTTTATCGGGTCTGATGCAATTTTTTGA
- a CDS encoding HAD-IIIA family hydrolase: MTNYKQLLSSVKTFVFDVDGVMTSGTVLLTLDNEMLRSMHVKDGYALQLAIRKGYQIMIISGGNCKAVRARFALLGVEDIFLGVSNKLEVFKRFLNEKKIKPEQILYMGDDIPDYEVMQMVGVPACPADAAEEIKGISKYISAFKGGEGCVRDVIEQVMKVHGTWFNDDGFHW; encoded by the coding sequence ATGACAAATTACAAGCAACTGCTTTCTTCCGTAAAGACCTTCGTGTTTGACGTGGACGGCGTTATGACCAGCGGCACCGTGTTGCTGACCCTCGACAATGAGATGCTGCGCAGTATGCATGTCAAGGACGGTTATGCCCTTCAGCTGGCCATTCGCAAAGGGTACCAGATCATGATCATCTCGGGCGGCAACTGCAAGGCCGTCAGGGCTCGCTTTGCCCTGCTTGGTGTGGAAGATATCTTCCTCGGCGTGAGCAATAAACTGGAAGTGTTTAAAAGATTCCTCAACGAAAAGAAGATAAAGCCAGAACAAATTTTGTATATGGGCGACGACATCCCCGATTACGAGGTCATGCAAATGGTTGGGGTGCCTGCTTGTCCGGCCGATGCTGCTGAAGAGATCAAAGGCATCTCTAAATATATTTCGGCCTTTAAAGGGGGCGAAGGTTGCGTGCGCGATGTCATCGAGCAGGTGATGAAAGTACATGGTACCTGGTTTAACGACGACGGCTTCCACTGGTAA